One segment of Triticum aestivum cultivar Chinese Spring chromosome 2A, IWGSC CS RefSeq v2.1, whole genome shotgun sequence DNA contains the following:
- the LOC123185438 gene encoding uncharacterized protein yields the protein MQQQQQLTPQGFGVGAALSPMQGIGASSSSSSSQAAAATAAAADAARARAAEQMAYEDAWKACNPDFTTPFASVEDAVTRLLPYHVFADYDEEDTYIDDAGTEKSSAERWDNDVGATMMKQIAEFEKHVLTFNVMARQRAEGTMRGEEQLLLGRALIQDEFRVSDNVRLAHIQQQQQEAARASRLALAQAQAQVANAWPLVQPSNPSGWQQALAAAAAAGARGDGVPAQMGTPQGVAMHPQLDPSAAAAWLMMQQQQQHQQQQHQQQQQLGLGVWPTLAAPHGVGSSNGQVGPSALWQEQAAGEHTTSGTAVGGMAQPWWAGGAQRREQ from the exons atgcaacagcagcagcagctcacgccgcagggcttcggcgtcggcgcgGCATTGTCGCCGATGCAGGGGATCGGCGCGtcctcgtcttcgtcgtcgtcgcagGCGGCggccgcgacggcggcggcggcggatgcggCGAGGGCGCGCGCGGCGGAGCAGATGGCGTACGAGGACGCGTGGAAGGCGTGCAACCCGGACTTCACCACGCCCTTTGCCTCCGTCGAGGACGCCGTCACCAG GCTGCTCCCGTACCATGTCTTCGCGGATTACGATGAGGAGGACACCTACATCGACGACGCCGGGACGGAGAAGTCGAGTGCGGAGAGGTGGGACAACGACGTGGGAGCCACCATGATGAAGCAGATCGCGGAGTTCGAGAAGCACGTGCTGACCTTCAACGTCATGGCCCGGCAGCGCGCCGAAGGCACCATGCGCGGCGAGGAGCAGCTCCTGCTGGGGCGCGCGCTCATCCAGGACGAGTTCCGTGTGTCGGACAACGTGCGCCTCGCGCACATCCAGCAGCAACAGCAGGAGGCCGCGCGGGCGTCGCGCCTGGCACTCGCGCAGGCGCAGGCGCAGGTCGCGAACGCGTGGCCGCTGGTGCAGCCCAGCAACCCGTCCGGTTGGCAGCAGGCGCtcgccgcggcggcggcagcgggggcgcgcggcgacggggTGCCCGCGCAGATGGGGACGCCCCAGGGCGTGGCAATGCATCCACAGCTTGATCCTTCCGCGGCCGCTGCGTGGCTGatgatgcagcagcagcagcaacaccagcagcagcagcaccagcagcagcagcagctgggcctgGGCGTGTGGCCAACGCTCGCGGCGCCGCACGGCGTGGGCAGCTCAAATGGGCAGGTGGGGCCGTCGGCCTTGTGGCAGGAGCAGGCTGCTGGGGAACATACGACGAGCGGCACGGCGGTTGGCGGGATGGCGCAGCCGTGGTGGGCGGGTGGCGCACAAAGGAGGGAGCAGTAG